In the genome of Streptomyces pactum, one region contains:
- a CDS encoding BTAD domain-containing putative transcriptional regulator produces the protein MDSGPGGYRLVTPADEVDLFRFERLVGEGSRALDSGDAETAAGTLRAALALWRGPAFADLPDRESAAARPEALRTTALYRRIEADLALGRAVEVVPELRELVAGDPLHEPFQAQLIRALSAAGRPADALTAYEDARRAIADRLGSRPGTELAGLHARLLRGDRPADARRGAADGRNGTGTPYGPPWGALDVPPAPGPAPGPASGVTADGGSPTRELRAPGIPAVGDRPPHDAPNAGSAPVSAPAPGAGTPAPDGRPRSAPADGGPDHGAGSGHGAGPGHGGGPEHGDRPGLGGGPGDDGPAVSPPRTAGAGTAGPHSAAARAAGPPAAETPAAPAPTGDEPRQHEPRPHEPWQGEPRTDEPRTGVPAGGVPANGMPLSGATSNGTPPNGVTSNGAPPGDSTGTPPAGTHPARTDEPASPGRPGGSLPPSGPGASPPSGPGASPPSGPGASPSSGPGAPPRTGPAPRPARAR, from the coding sequence GTGGACTCCGGCCCCGGCGGTTACCGACTGGTCACCCCGGCCGACGAGGTCGATCTGTTCCGCTTCGAGCGGCTGGTGGGCGAGGGCAGCCGGGCGCTCGACAGCGGTGACGCGGAGACCGCCGCCGGTACGCTCCGGGCCGCGCTCGCCCTGTGGCGCGGCCCCGCGTTCGCCGACCTGCCGGACCGCGAGTCCGCCGCCGCCCGCCCCGAGGCCCTCCGGACCACCGCCCTGTACCGGCGCATCGAGGCCGACCTGGCGCTGGGCCGGGCGGTGGAGGTGGTCCCGGAGCTTCGCGAACTCGTCGCCGGCGACCCGCTGCACGAGCCGTTCCAGGCTCAGCTGATCCGCGCGTTGAGCGCCGCGGGACGGCCGGCCGACGCCCTCACGGCGTACGAGGACGCGCGCCGGGCCATCGCCGACCGGCTGGGCAGCCGGCCCGGCACCGAACTCGCCGGGCTGCACGCCCGTTTGCTGCGCGGTGACCGGCCGGCCGACGCCCGGCGGGGCGCCGCCGACGGGCGGAACGGGACCGGCACGCCGTACGGGCCGCCGTGGGGTGCCCTCGACGTTCCGCCCGCACCCGGTCCCGCACCCGGTCCCGCATCCGGCGTGACGGCGGACGGCGGCTCGCCGACCCGGGAGCTCCGCGCACCCGGGATCCCGGCGGTGGGTGACCGGCCGCCGCACGACGCCCCGAACGCCGGCAGCGCACCGGTGTCCGCCCCGGCGCCGGGGGCCGGCACACCGGCGCCCGACGGACGACCGCGGAGCGCACCGGCGGACGGCGGGCCGGACCACGGTGCCGGGTCCGGGCACGGCGCGGGGCCCGGGCACGGTGGTGGCCCGGAGCACGGCGACCGGCCCGGGCTCGGTGGTGGGCCGGGGGATGACGGGCCGGCGGTGAGCCCGCCCCGTACGGCCGGGGCCGGCACGGCCGGACCTCATTCCGCTGCAGCTCGTGCCGCCGGGCCTCCGGCGGCGGAGACACCGGCCGCTCCCGCGCCGACCGGCGATGAGCCGCGCCAGCACGAGCCGCGGCCGCACGAGCCGTGGCAGGGTGAGCCGCGGACGGATGAGCCCCGGACCGGTGTGCCGGCGGGCGGTGTGCCGGCGAACGGTATGCCGTTGAGCGGCGCGACGTCGAACGGCACGCCGCCGAACGGCGTGACGTCGAACGGCGCGCCGCCGGGGGACTCGACGGGGACGCCACCGGCGGGGACTCACCCGGCGAGGACGGACGAGCCGGCGTCTCCGGGCCGCCCGGGCGGGTCACTGCCTCCGTCCGGGCCGGGTGCCTCGCCTCCGTCCGGGCCGGGTGCCTCGCCTCCGTCCGGGCCGGGTGCCTCGCCTTCGTCCGGGCCGGGTGCCCCGCCCCGGACGGGCCCGGCGCCTCGCCCTGCCCGGGCCCGCTGA